In Bacteroidales bacterium, a single genomic region encodes these proteins:
- a CDS encoding ABC transporter permease, with product MKRFIGFVKKEFLHIFRDYRTLFILFGIPAAQILIFGYAVSMDIRNAGIAILDLSHDEITQKLTDKLISSDFFRETENLLNYNDIDKVFKKGETKAVIIFEEGFGKRLTSEGRASLSIIADGSEPNAATLVTNYTMAIVNNFTAEMAGPGAAPSITILPEVKMFYNPELKSHFMFVPGVITLILILICALMTSVTITREKEFGTMEVLLVSPLRPIQIILGKVMPYFILSIVNVILILILSWLVFGLPVKGSIVLLLAESMLYIMMSLTLGILISTVSSNMQQAIFISLIGLMLPTILLSGFIFPIENMPVIYDYVSAVLPPRYFITIIKNIMIKGTGLAFVWKETLILTVMTLVFIGLSVRKFKIRLE from the coding sequence ATGAAACGATTCATTGGGTTTGTAAAGAAAGAGTTCCTGCATATTTTCAGGGATTACAGGACACTCTTTATACTGTTTGGGATCCCTGCTGCCCAGATCCTCATCTTCGGATACGCTGTGAGCATGGATATCAGAAATGCAGGTATTGCCATCCTCGACCTCTCACATGATGAAATAACACAAAAACTGACTGATAAGTTAATCTCCTCCGATTTCTTCCGAGAAACAGAAAACCTTCTCAATTACAATGACATAGACAAGGTCTTCAAAAAGGGAGAGACAAAAGCTGTGATTATTTTTGAGGAAGGATTCGGCAAGCGGCTAACCAGTGAGGGGAGAGCCTCTCTCAGCATTATTGCAGACGGTTCAGAACCCAATGCTGCCACCCTGGTAACCAACTACACAATGGCTATTGTTAATAATTTCACAGCTGAAATGGCCGGACCGGGAGCAGCTCCTTCAATAACAATCCTACCCGAAGTTAAAATGTTCTATAATCCGGAACTAAAAAGTCATTTCATGTTTGTTCCGGGAGTTATAACGCTGATCCTGATACTCATATGCGCTCTTATGACCTCGGTGACAATAACCCGGGAGAAGGAGTTCGGGACTATGGAGGTTCTGCTGGTATCTCCTCTCCGTCCCATCCAGATAATTCTGGGAAAAGTAATGCCCTACTTCATCTTATCAATTGTTAATGTTATCCTTATACTGATATTATCGTGGCTTGTATTCGGACTTCCGGTAAAAGGCAGTATCGTTCTGCTTCTAGCTGAGAGCATGCTATACATTATGATGAGCCTCACCCTTGGGATCCTTATCTCAACTGTATCATCAAATATGCAACAGGCAATATTCATATCACTGATAGGATTGATGCTTCCAACGATACTTCTGTCAGGCTTTATATTTCCTATTGAAAACATGCCGGTTATTTATGATTATGTAAGTGCAGTACTTCCTCCGAGATACTTTATAACTATAATAAAAAATATAATGATTAAGGGTACCGGATTGGCATTTGTCTGGAAGGAGACTCTTATTCTGACAGTTATGACATTAGTATTTATTGGATTGAGTGTGAGGAAGTTTAAGATCAGATTGGAGTAA